From a region of the Methyloceanibacter stevinii genome:
- a CDS encoding TorF family putative porin produces MARRDIAGIFKSTVLGAALVAGSALAAQAQDPGDQAFGPFGGGSGNQLELSATTAFTTDYVFRGISQTNQNPAVQGSLDASYGMFYVGMWGSNVDFADSLEIDYYGGIAPTIGGFDLDIGVLWYTYPGANGIDIVEIKTGGSYTFGDAFTLGVTNYWGTDSDYDVLEVGGEYAFANEWFNFFTPSVSGVVGFQWADAGTDYTYWNAGLTLGFLDNWAADIRYWDTDLSDIGCGGAPGAGDNCDGRVVGTISASF; encoded by the coding sequence ATGGCTCGGCGTGATATTGCGGGGATCTTCAAATCTACAGTTTTGGGAGCGGCGCTCGTTGCGGGTTCCGCCCTTGCGGCACAGGCGCAAGATCCTGGAGACCAGGCATTTGGCCCCTTCGGCGGTGGCTCTGGTAACCAGCTTGAGCTCAGCGCTACGACAGCTTTCACCACGGACTACGTGTTCCGTGGTATTTCTCAGACCAACCAGAACCCGGCCGTTCAGGGTTCGCTCGATGCATCCTACGGCATGTTCTATGTCGGCATGTGGGGCTCGAACGTCGATTTCGCTGACAGCCTCGAGATCGACTACTACGGTGGTATCGCTCCGACGATTGGCGGTTTCGACCTCGATATCGGCGTCCTGTGGTACACCTACCCGGGTGCCAACGGCATCGACATCGTCGAAATCAAGACGGGCGGTTCGTACACCTTCGGTGATGCCTTCACCCTCGGCGTGACCAACTACTGGGGTACCGACTCCGACTACGACGTTCTTGAGGTCGGCGGCGAGTACGCCTTCGCCAATGAGTGGTTCAACTTCTTCACCCCCAGCGTCAGCGGTGTGGTCGGCTTTCAGTGGGCCGATGCCGGTACGGACTACACGTACTGGAATGCGGGTCTGACCCTCGGCTTCCTGGACAACTGGGCCGCCGATATCCGCTACTGGGATACCGATCTGAGCGATATTGGTTGCGGTGGCGCCCCTGGTGCCGGCGACAACTGCGACGGCCGCGTTGTCGGTACGATCAGCGCATCGTTCTAA
- a CDS encoding twin-arginine translocase TatA/TatE family subunit — protein sequence MGPSWWQIAVVIALFVLLFGRGKISDVMGDVAKGIKSFKEGIADEDVDKVDRHTG from the coding sequence ATGGGACCGAGTTGGTGGCAAATCGCAGTCGTTATTGCCTTGTTCGTGCTTCTCTTCGGCCGCGGCAAGATATCCGACGTCATGGGAGACGTGGCCAAGGGCATAAAGAGCTTCAAGGAAGGAATTGCCGACGAGGACGTCGACAAGGTCGATCGCCACACCGGTTAG
- a CDS encoding molybdopterin dinucleotide binding domain-containing protein → MRDDLFHVAVELFHTDTTSYADIVLPAASFLECNDLVLSYFDLTLSAQAKAVDPPGDAVPNHEIFRRLAGAMRYEEPALFESEADLIERLLEQTPYAGSFTDLAAVGTVTLYDEPQIQFPDLSFPTESKRIQLANDAAVELGLPRAPTAHADERPQPGFLRIVSPASAWLMNSSYGNDSVIQKKLGAPSIILHPEDAAQYGVSDGDPIVLVNDIGRLTLTVTVSEIAQPGMGIVYKGRWPGTTDADANVNVLVSGRKSDLAENTTVHSTEVRHERV, encoded by the coding sequence ATGCGCGACGACCTCTTCCACGTTGCGGTGGAACTCTTTCATACGGACACGACGTCCTACGCGGATATCGTTCTTCCTGCGGCGAGTTTTCTCGAGTGCAACGATCTGGTCCTGTCTTATTTCGACCTGACGCTGTCGGCCCAGGCGAAGGCTGTCGATCCTCCCGGCGATGCCGTGCCCAACCATGAGATATTCCGGCGATTGGCGGGCGCGATGCGCTATGAGGAGCCTGCTCTGTTCGAGAGCGAGGCCGATCTCATCGAGAGATTGCTCGAGCAAACGCCTTACGCCGGCAGCTTCACGGACCTAGCGGCGGTCGGGACGGTCACGCTCTACGACGAGCCCCAAATACAGTTCCCGGACCTTTCGTTCCCAACGGAATCGAAACGCATACAGCTCGCGAACGACGCCGCGGTCGAACTCGGACTTCCGCGCGCCCCGACCGCCCATGCGGACGAGCGGCCTCAACCCGGTTTTCTGCGGATCGTTTCGCCCGCATCGGCCTGGCTCATGAACTCGAGCTACGGCAACGATTCCGTTATCCAGAAGAAGCTCGGCGCGCCATCGATCATTCTTCACCCCGAAGATGCGGCCCAATACGGCGTCTCGGACGGAGATCCGATCGTTCTGGTGAACGACATCGGACGATTGACGCTGACCGTGACTGTCTCCGAGATCGCACAGCCCGGCATGGGAATTGTCTACAAAGGCCGCTGGCCGGGCACGACGGATGCCGATGCCAATGTCAACGTGCTTGTCTCCGGCCGAAAAAGCGACCTTGCGGAAAACACGACCGTTCATAGCACCGAGGTCCGGCACGAGAGGGTCTGA
- a CDS encoding molybdopterin-dependent oxidoreductase produces the protein MPSETIIKTTCARDCYDACGIAVHTRDGSITKVIGDPEHPVSHGKLCGKCAIAYNGAWRDPALRLSSPLRRAGPKSEGKFVAISWDEALAEVSERFRQLVAQDNAHTILHTHYTGTVGVVNIAFPLRFFHRLGATEVDPDTVCNKAGHAALDLTFGTSVVGFDPRTARDSRCILIWGANPSHSAPHQDQRFIAEAAAAGTTIIVVDPIEHATAAASDMFLKLRPGTDAALGFAFLNVMKTNGLIDWEFVDAHVLGAKSLMETIDRTTPAVAEKLCGVPADLIEKAARAYAEGPSLLWLGQGVQRQTYGGNVFRVLSALVAFSGNVGRPGAGFLYLNGPDRRGIDMDTVAMPELARGETPSISHMDLAATLEQPELAKALVTWNSNPAASSPEQRRLRKA, from the coding sequence ATGCCAAGTGAGACGATCATAAAAACGACATGCGCACGCGACTGCTACGACGCGTGCGGAATAGCCGTGCATACGCGGGACGGGTCCATCACCAAGGTCATTGGCGATCCGGAGCATCCTGTGTCGCACGGAAAACTCTGCGGTAAATGCGCCATTGCCTACAACGGCGCATGGCGCGATCCGGCACTTCGGCTTTCCTCTCCCTTGCGGCGTGCGGGACCGAAGAGCGAAGGCAAGTTCGTCGCGATCTCCTGGGACGAAGCGCTCGCGGAAGTCTCCGAGCGCTTCAGGCAACTTGTCGCGCAAGACAACGCACACACTATTCTGCATACGCACTATACGGGCACAGTCGGCGTCGTAAACATCGCGTTTCCGCTGCGCTTCTTCCACCGCCTGGGCGCGACCGAGGTCGACCCCGACACGGTTTGCAACAAGGCCGGCCATGCGGCTTTGGACCTAACGTTCGGCACATCCGTTGTCGGCTTCGATCCACGCACGGCGCGGGATTCACGTTGCATCCTCATCTGGGGCGCAAATCCATCTCACTCGGCCCCCCACCAGGACCAGCGCTTCATAGCTGAGGCCGCTGCGGCTGGGACAACGATCATCGTCGTGGATCCGATCGAGCACGCCACGGCCGCCGCATCGGACATGTTCCTCAAGCTGCGCCCGGGCACCGACGCCGCCCTGGGATTTGCATTTCTCAACGTGATGAAGACGAACGGCTTAATCGATTGGGAGTTCGTCGATGCGCATGTCCTTGGCGCCAAGTCGCTCATGGAGACGATCGACCGCACAACCCCTGCCGTGGCGGAGAAGCTATGCGGCGTGCCGGCCGATTTGATCGAGAAGGCGGCCCGCGCCTACGCGGAAGGCCCCTCGTTGCTCTGGCTCGGACAGGGCGTGCAACGTCAAACTTATGGCGGGAATGTCTTCCGCGTCCTGTCGGCGCTCGTCGCCTTCAGCGGAAATGTCGGCCGCCCCGGCGCGGGTTTCCTCTATTTGAACGGTCCCGACCGCCGCGGCATCGACATGGACACGGTCGCGATGCCCGAGCTCGCGCGCGGCGAGACGCCGTCCATCAGTCACATGGACCTGGCGGCGACACTCGAACAGCCTGAGTTGGCGAAGGCACTCGTCACCTGGAACAGCAATCCGGCAGCGTCCTCGCCGGAGCAGCGGCGTCTGCGCAAAGCTTGA
- a CDS encoding ABC transporter substrate-binding protein: MTSKFTISRRDFLATTAAVTAMAGVSMPKFAFGKDNVVKIGFLAPLTGEVSAWGKPGLDGCKIWADWVNADGGVKIGDEAYKVEFIAYDDEYDPSKARTGAVKLVKEDDVKFVMMLGGDPWPGAAPIAEKENMLFSTLLPSDLSPETELLVAPCEVHPIYNVTGVEWLAENKPELKTAVVCAQDDSLGKPSVATYLAAFEAAGIEVLDEPIFFDPATTDFAPLMSKMLALKPDIICLDTCYADYVHPLVEQAFQQGFKGQMISCTADFYEKLVEKTSKEFMEGFIFQFPDFDDPAMNAEHVNFNKPNDFYSEYVKRYGKGEWSAVSWEYASIMDLWADAAGRAGTTEPVKVLEAMKVGGTGRQAFGEAKWWGKELFGIDNALVGEWPVVAIKDGKAKIQDFKSIPAWWEKHSDLMIKHMKALNQMYYQRG, translated from the coding sequence ATGACAAGCAAATTCACGATTAGTCGCCGCGACTTTCTCGCAACCACGGCGGCGGTAACGGCCATGGCCGGCGTGTCGATGCCGAAGTTCGCCTTCGGCAAGGACAACGTGGTCAAAATCGGTTTCCTCGCTCCCTTGACCGGCGAAGTCTCCGCCTGGGGAAAGCCAGGCCTGGACGGCTGCAAGATCTGGGCGGACTGGGTCAACGCGGATGGCGGCGTCAAGATCGGCGATGAGGCGTACAAGGTCGAGTTTATCGCCTATGACGACGAGTACGATCCGAGCAAGGCACGGACCGGCGCGGTGAAGCTTGTCAAGGAAGACGACGTCAAGTTCGTCATGATGCTCGGCGGCGATCCGTGGCCGGGTGCCGCTCCGATCGCAGAGAAAGAGAACATGTTGTTCTCGACCCTTCTGCCGAGCGACCTGAGCCCCGAGACGGAGCTCCTGGTTGCGCCGTGTGAGGTGCACCCGATCTACAACGTGACGGGCGTTGAGTGGCTTGCCGAGAACAAGCCGGAACTCAAGACGGCCGTCGTCTGCGCGCAGGATGATTCCCTAGGCAAGCCGTCTGTGGCGACCTACCTCGCCGCCTTCGAGGCCGCGGGCATCGAGGTCCTCGACGAACCCATCTTCTTCGATCCGGCGACGACCGACTTCGCGCCCCTCATGTCCAAGATGCTGGCGCTGAAGCCCGACATCATCTGCCTCGATACATGCTACGCGGATTATGTGCATCCGCTGGTGGAGCAGGCGTTCCAGCAAGGCTTCAAGGGCCAGATGATCTCTTGTACGGCAGACTTCTATGAGAAGCTGGTCGAGAAGACCTCCAAGGAGTTCATGGAAGGCTTCATCTTCCAGTTCCCCGACTTCGACGACCCGGCGATGAATGCCGAGCACGTCAACTTCAACAAGCCGAATGACTTCTACAGCGAGTACGTGAAGCGCTACGGAAAGGGCGAGTGGAGCGCGGTGTCGTGGGAGTATGCCTCGATCATGGATCTGTGGGCTGACGCCGCGGGACGCGCCGGAACGACCGAACCGGTCAAGGTGCTCGAGGCCATGAAGGTAGGCGGTACGGGGCGCCAGGCGTTTGGCGAAGCCAAGTGGTGGGGCAAGGAGCTCTTTGGCATCGACAACGCGCTCGTTGGCGAGTGGCCCGTCGTGGCTATCAAGGATGGCAAGGCGAAGATTCAGGACTTCAAGTCCATCCCCGCCTGGTGGGAAAAGCATAGCGATCTGATGATCAAGCACATGAAGGCGCTCAATCAGATGTACTATCAGCGCGGCTAA
- a CDS encoding branched-chain amino acid ABC transporter permease — MTAELFFQTVVNATYAASYMALIAVGFVLIFGVMGVVNFAHGELYMAGAYTVVALYADQGLPFFLSVAAGLAFVGVLGLLMELALFRPLRDNPLGGLIASIGFLLILQTIAVLGFGVRMKNVPPSTQDKIVFMDGVVLTYQRLYVIVAAVALLGALWVFLRKSKFGWALRACAQDREAAVLQGMSINNTARLAMFIGAALAGVAGALTAPLVSPTPYMGHPVVVSAFIIIIVGGLGSLEGAVLVSILYAFVHTFVTTLYDGTLANIVGLLLMLGVLIVRPTGLFGAKERA, encoded by the coding sequence ATGACAGCAGAACTTTTCTTTCAGACAGTCGTCAACGCGACCTATGCCGCGAGCTACATGGCGCTTATCGCGGTTGGATTCGTCCTCATCTTCGGCGTGATGGGCGTGGTCAATTTTGCCCACGGCGAGCTCTATATGGCAGGGGCTTATACTGTCGTGGCCCTATATGCCGACCAAGGATTGCCATTCTTTCTTTCGGTCGCGGCCGGGCTCGCCTTTGTCGGGGTGCTCGGGCTTCTCATGGAGCTCGCGCTGTTCAGGCCCTTACGCGATAATCCGCTGGGCGGCCTGATCGCCTCGATCGGTTTTCTCCTCATCCTGCAGACGATTGCGGTTCTCGGATTCGGCGTGCGGATGAAGAACGTGCCGCCGTCGACCCAGGACAAAATTGTCTTCATGGACGGGGTCGTTCTGACCTACCAGAGACTGTACGTCATCGTAGCCGCCGTCGCCCTGCTGGGGGCGCTTTGGGTATTCTTGCGCAAGAGTAAGTTTGGCTGGGCGTTGCGAGCCTGTGCTCAAGATCGGGAAGCGGCCGTGCTTCAAGGCATGTCGATCAACAACACGGCACGCTTGGCGATGTTCATTGGCGCGGCGCTTGCCGGCGTCGCCGGCGCTCTGACTGCGCCGTTGGTTTCACCAACGCCCTATATGGGGCACCCCGTCGTCGTCTCCGCCTTCATCATCATTATCGTTGGCGGCCTCGGTTCATTGGAAGGGGCTGTGCTGGTCTCGATCCTCTACGCGTTCGTCCACACCTTCGTGACGACGCTCTACGACGGGACCCTGGCGAATATTGTTGGTCTCCTCCTGATGCTCGGCGTCCTCATCGTGCGGCCAACAGGACTATTTGGAGCTAAAGAACGTGCATAA
- a CDS encoding branched-chain amino acid ABC transporter permease — MHKPDSHSVNLAAAFGFVLLAGVLIVLPHLLSFSQQEVLVLLVINVLLVCSYRLLTLTGEWSLAHAVIMGVGAYTSALVAKKLSVPVPLAMLAGASMAGFIAFLLSFPLFRMKGFYFLIASFAAGEVIRLSWKWSDLTFLFGGPKGIKRIPAFPDFLTIDFYEPVNYYYLCLVVVAVSLLILYRIEKSRIGLTFHAIHWQDKLAESVGVNTFRYRTLAFVFSAFFAGLAGALYAHYVGAIAPNRFSVEEMVYILIWAIVGGTATFYGPIIGVVVLTIVNEIVLRSLGVEEMRPMFYGALLIIAILFLPNGLESLVPKIKRLFRGRDKEGNGSLASPQVAE, encoded by the coding sequence GTGCATAAGCCTGACAGTCATTCCGTGAACCTCGCTGCTGCGTTTGGGTTCGTACTTTTGGCAGGCGTGCTCATCGTGCTCCCTCATCTCCTGTCGTTCTCGCAACAGGAGGTCTTGGTTCTGCTCGTGATCAACGTACTGCTTGTTTGCAGCTACCGGCTGCTGACGCTGACAGGCGAGTGGTCTCTGGCCCATGCGGTCATTATGGGCGTGGGGGCCTATACATCGGCCCTGGTGGCAAAGAAGCTGTCGGTCCCGGTCCCGCTTGCCATGTTGGCAGGCGCCTCGATGGCGGGCTTTATCGCGTTTCTTCTCAGCTTTCCGCTGTTCCGCATGAAGGGCTTCTACTTCCTCATTGCGTCCTTTGCGGCGGGCGAGGTCATTCGTCTTTCGTGGAAGTGGAGCGACTTGACATTTCTGTTCGGCGGTCCGAAGGGCATCAAGCGTATTCCCGCCTTCCCGGACTTTCTGACGATCGATTTCTACGAGCCGGTGAACTACTACTATCTCTGCCTCGTAGTCGTCGCGGTCTCGCTTCTCATCCTGTATCGCATTGAGAAGTCGCGCATCGGACTGACGTTCCATGCGATTCACTGGCAGGACAAGCTTGCCGAATCCGTCGGCGTCAATACGTTCCGCTACCGGACGCTCGCCTTCGTGTTCTCCGCGTTCTTTGCCGGTCTCGCCGGTGCGCTCTACGCGCACTACGTGGGGGCAATCGCGCCCAACAGGTTCAGCGTCGAGGAGATGGTCTACATACTAATTTGGGCGATCGTCGGCGGCACGGCCACCTTCTACGGTCCCATCATCGGCGTCGTGGTCCTGACCATCGTGAACGAAATCGTGCTGCGGTCCCTCGGTGTCGAGGAGATGCGGCCGATGTTTTACGGTGCGCTCCTGATCATCGCGATTCTGTTCCTGCCCAATGGGCTGGAGAGCCTGGTTCCGAAGATCAAGCGACTGTTCCGTGGACGGGACAAAGAGGGGAACGGATCCCTCGCGTCGCCTCAAGTCGCAGAGTGA